The proteins below come from a single Anguilla rostrata isolate EN2019 chromosome 3, ASM1855537v3, whole genome shotgun sequence genomic window:
- the gpr161a gene encoding G-protein coupled receptor 161: MNGSRNGTSVGNVTAGVADDDGAAAAAVVESVFIVAIALLVCLGNLLIVVTLYKKPYLLTPSNKFVFSLTLSNLLLSVLVLPFVAASSVRREWMFGVVWCNFTALLYLLISSASMLTLGAIAIDRYYAVLYPMVYPMKITGNRAAVAIVYVWLHSLVGCLPPLFGWSAFEFDRFKWTCTAAWHREASYTAFWVAWCSLLPFAAMLVCYGVIFRVARVKARKVHCGTVVAQEEPGGAQKNGRKNSNTSTSSNSSRKSLVYSGSQCKAFVTILVVLGTFLVTWGPYVAVISSEALWGKGSVSPRLETLVTWLSFTSAICHPLIYGLWNKTVRKELLGMCFGDRYYRESFVTRHRTSRLFSISNRITDLGMSPHLTAMLAGGGQLLGHSSSTGDTGFSFSQDSGTDVMLLENFSSDNSHTPHYSLLSGKRRSSVTFEDQVDQHSKENCSASTIQVKAEIHKSLDSYASCLAKAIESDVKVQLFGEEVLSGALFSARTTLGITGASFRGPRYLDGQRLRLESIDEGIVNDDKDEEEDEEIEEICA, translated from the exons ATGAACGGCAGCAGGAATGGGACGTCAGTGGGGAACGTCACAGCGGGTGTCGCCGATGACGACGGAGCGGCTGCCGCCGCGGTGGTGGAGTCGGTCTTCATCGTGGCCATCGCCCTCCTCGTCTGCTTGGGCAACCTGCTCATCGTGGTGACCCTGTACAAGAAGCCCTACCTGCTGACGCCCAGCAACAAGTTCGTCTTCAGCCTGACGCTGTCCAACCTCCTGCTCTCGGTGCTGGTCCTGCCCTTTGTGGCCGCCAGCTCGGTCCGGCGCGAGTGGATGTTCGGGGTCGTGTGGTGCAACTTCACCGCCTTGCTCTACCTGCTCATCAGCTCGGCCAGCATGCTCACCCTGGGGGCCATTGCCATAGACAG GTACTACGCCGTGCTGTACCCCATGGTCTACCCCATGAAGATCACGGGGAACCGGGCGGCGGTGGCCATCGTCTACGTGTGGCTGCACTCCCTGGTGGGCTGCCTGCCGCCGCTCTTCGGCTGGTCCGCCTTCGAGTTTGACCGCTTCAAGTGGACGTGCACGGCCGCCTGGCACCGCGAGGCCAGCTACACGGCCTTCTGGGTGGCCTGGTGCAGCCTGCTGCCCTTTGCCGCCATGCTGGTCTGCTACGGCGTCATCTTCCGGGTGGCGCGGGTCAAGGCCCGCAAGGTCCACTGCGGCACGGTGGTGGCCCAGGAGGAGCCGGGCGGGGCCCAGAAGAACGGGCGGAAGAACTCcaacacctccacctcctccaacagcagcaggaagagcCTGGTGTACTCGGGCAGCCAGTGCAAGGCCTTCGTCACCATCCTGGTGGTCCTGGGGACGTTCCTGGTGACGTGGGGCCCCTACGTGGCCGTGATCAGCTCCGAGGCCCTGTGGGGGAAGGGCAGCGTCTCGCCCCGCCTGGAGACCCTGGTGACCTGGCTGTCGTTCACCAGCGCCATCTGTCACCCGCTCATATACGGGCTGTGGAACAAGACGGTGCGGAAGGAGCTCCTCGGCATGTGCTTCGGGGACCGCTACTACCGGGAGTCCTTCGTAACCCGGCACAGGACGTCCCGACTGTTCAGCATATCCAACCGCATCACGG ATCTGGGTATGTCTCCACACCTGACGGCGATGCTGGCTGGTGGAGGCCAGCTCTTaggccacagcagcagcactggaGACACCGGCTTCAGCTTCTCACAGGACTCTG gaacaGATGTCATGCTTCTGGAGAATTTTTCCTCTGACaactcccacaccccccactaCAGCCTCTTGTCCGGCAAGAGGAGGAGCTCAGTCACCTTTGAGGACCAGGTGGACCAGCATTCCAAAG aaaattgtaGTGCCTCTACAATCCAAGTGAAGGCGGAGATCCACAAGTCTCTGGACAGCTACGCATCTTGCTTGGCCAAGGCCATTGAGAGCGATGTCAAAGTTCAGCTCTTTGGGGAGGAGGTCCTGTCCGGGGCCTTATTTTCAGCAAGGACCACTTTGGGAATCACGGGGGCCTCCTTCAGGGGACCCCGATACCTGGACGGCCAGAGACTGAGACTGGAGAGCATCGATGAAGGAATAGTCAACGATGAcaaggacgaggaagaggacgaaGAAATTGAAGAAATTTGTGCCTag
- the LOC135250537 gene encoding coiled-coil domain-containing protein 80-like: MKQILALGVALLLLTWTGDAADNGSADVRSKLRRLTIRRAGVNKDQSHSDTPFLTENAGGESHSMRPSTTSRNSERLKEMQQDQSSSSLRTGQTRRVLTGRRPTLQQTAVVQADGALGGQPRQGRMPGGTGSPTLLASFAGKNRVLIISAPHESDGYYRLMMSLLKPDVYCELAERHVQQIIMFHQEGEMGGKVRRITEEGKVMEEPLNTVLIPRLMNFLKLEKGKFGMVLLKKTLQVEERYPYPVRLEAMYETIDQAPMRKLEKNRQKGFVQKCRGAGVEGQVVESNGSGTETESSASDPHVETPVDRRPDRKGIRKTVRRPVQITPVSTTTTARPTTTTPRPTTTPTTTTTTTTTKPTTATTTTTRPTTTTTTMTTTRPTTTTTTTTTTTRPTTMTVTTRPTTTTLSTTTTTRPPTTTTTTTATTAFTTPQMPTRGQTTPYWVPAPKTTAEPHNHNQGRGRHKQKTTPYPTSVYHTKAYTGIYEENHTDKKSNGRKSSGDSVAQPGPTKEKPPKRKGEKVLTNEYEDRYEGELPTEEVLEEIEAEVLPTRKGKGRHDKAEKKKKKSEKADKASKRDKAEKKAKEGKGGGGNKKASKKNQDKDEFQKPSKKPPTSMGALASFLDYFESRRRLILITTPQDENGMYVQQRDEYLEHVCEMAIRKVSIITILGTLTNSTMKIDHYQLENDKPMKGLRQEDLVNQDLIVELRKEFGMTDDEFFMVLTDFDMKVKQYYEVPIAMKAVFDYTDTFSSRIKEMEQQKRDGVSCKKEDKPRSLENFLSRFRWRRRLFVISAPNDEEWAYQQQLYSLNSQACNLGLRHISVLKMIGMDTEDMGGVLELYPINGSSTVDREGLSASLVKDIRNYFQISPEYFSMLLVGKDGNVKSWYPSPMWSMAIIYDLVDSMQLRRQEMAIQQSLGMRCPEDEYGGYGYHHHGYHEGYRQEYGY, encoded by the exons ATGAAGCAAATATTGGCGCTTGGTGTAGCGCTGCTTTTGCTAACTTGGACAGGAGATGCTGCTGACAACGGTTCGGCTGACGTGCGCTCAAAACTTAGAAGGCTGACCATCCGTCGCGCAGGGGTAAACAAAGACCAATCACATTCTGACACTCCATTTCTAACGGAGAATGCTGGCGGGGAGTCTCACTCCATGCGTCCCTCGACCACCTCCAGGAATTCAGAAAGACTCAAGGAAATGCAGCAAGATCAGAGTTCAAGTTCTTTAAGGACTGGGCAGACTAGACGGGTGCTGACAGGCAGGAGGCCAACTCTGCAACAGACTGCCGTGGTTCAGGCTGATGGTGCCCTTGGGGGTCAACCAAGGCAAGGCCGTATGCCAGGTGGTACTGGTTCTCCCACCCTCTTAGCCAGCTTTGCAGGGAAAAACCGTGTGCTAATCATCTCTGCTCCACACGAGTCTGACGGTTACTACCGGCTGATGATGAGCCTGCTGAAACCGGATGTGTACTGTGAGTTGGCCGAGCGACACGTGCAGCAGATCATCATGTTCCATCAGGAGGGAGAAATGGGTGGGAAAGTGAGACGTATCACAGAGGAAGGGAAGGTGATGGAGGAGCctctgaacactgtgctgaTCCCAAGGCTGATGAACTTCCTCAAGTTGGAGAAGGGGAAATTTGGGATGGTGCTACTGAAGAAGACACTGCAGGTGGAGGAGCGGTACCCATACCCAGTCAGACTGGAGGCCATGTACGAGACGATCGACCAAGCACCCATGCGTAAGCTGGAGAAGAACAGGCAAAAGGGGTTTGTCCAGAAGTGTAGGGGGGCTGGGGTAGAGGGCCAGGTGGTGGAGAGCAATGGTTCTGGGACAGAGACTGAAAGTTCTGCTTCAGATCCTCACGTGGAAACACCAGTAGACAGGAGGCCAGACAGAAAAGGGATTCGTAAAACTGTCCGTCGGCCTGTTCAGATCACCCCTGTCTCAACAACCACCACTGCCAGACCAACCACCACCACTCCAAGGCCGACCACCACACCTACAACCACAACAACCACCACAACAACAAAGCCCACAACTgccacaaccacaacaacaaggCCAACAACTACCACAACAACGATGACCACAACAAGGCCCACGACTACAActacaaccaccaccaccaccacaaggCCAACTACCATGACTGTCACCACACGCCCAACCACAACAACTCTCTCTACAACCACCACTACTCGTcccccaacaacaacaacaacaacaaccgcCACTACTGCTTTTACTACCCCCCAGATGCCTACCAGAGGCCAAACAACACCCTACTGGGTACCTGCCCCAAAAACCACAGCTGAGCCTCACAACCACAATCAAGGTAGAGGCAGACACAAGCAAAAAACGACCCCCTATCCCACCTCTGTGTACCACACCAAGGCCTACACTGGGATCTATGAAGAAAACCACACCGACAAAAAATCTAATGGACGCAAATCTTCAGGCGATTCTGTGGCTCAGCCTGGGCCGACTAAAGAGAAACCACCAAAGAGGAAAGGTGAGAAAGTTCTCACGAACGAGTATGAGGACAGGTACGAAGGAGAACTGCCCACGGAGGAGGTCCTGGAGGAGATCGAGGCAGAGGTTCTGCCCACGCGGAAGGGCAAGGGCAGGCATGACAAAGccgaaaagaagaagaaaaagtcaGAAAAGGCTGACAAGGCGAGCAAAAGAGATAAAGCAGAGAAGAAGGCTaaagaggggaagggaggcGGTGGCAACAAAAAGGCCTCCAAGAAGAACCAGGATAAAGATGAGTTCCAGAAGCCGTCAAAGAAGCCACCAACCTCCATGGGAGCTTTGGCCTCCTTCCTTGACTATTTCGAGAGCAGAAGACGACTTATT CTGATCACCACTCCTCAGGATGAGAATGGCATGTATGTACAGCAGAGGGATGAATACctggagcatgtgtgtgaaatggcCATCAGGAAAGTCTCCATCATCACCATTTTGGGCACATTGACCAACAGCACCATGAAAATCGACCATTATCAGCTGG AGAACGACAAACCAATGAAAGGCTTGAGGCAGGAGGACCTGGTGAACCAGGACTTGATTGTCGAACTGCGGAAGGAGTTTGGGATGACGGACGATGAGTTCTTCATGGTGCTGACTGACTTTGACATGAAAGTCAAG CAATACTATGAAGTGCCCATAGCCATGAAGGCTGTATTTGATTATACTGACACCTTCTCATCACGCATCAAAGAGATGGAGCAGCAGAAGAGGGATGGTGTGTCCTGCAAGAAGGAAGATAAGCCCAGATCTCTGGAAAACTTCTTGTCAAG GTTCCGCTGGAGACGCAGGCTATTTGTTATATCTGCTCCCAATGATGAGGAATGGGCCTATCAGCAACAGCTTTATTCTCTGAATAGTCAGGCCTGCAATCTAG GCCTGCGTCATATTTCAGTCCTGAAGATGATTGGTATGGACACAGAAGACATGGGTGGGGTCCTGGAGCTTTATCCAATCAACG GAAGCTCGACAGTGGACCGTGAaggcctctctgcctctctggtGAAGGACATCAGGAACTACTTTCAGATCAGCCCGGAGTACTTCTCAATGCTCCTGGTGGGGAAGGACGGGAATGTGAAGTCCTGGTACCCTTCCCCGATGTGGTCTATGGCCATCATCTACGACCTGGTGGACTCCATGCAGCTGCGCAGGCAGGAGATGGCCATCCAGCAATCTCTGGGCATGCGCTGCCCGGAAGATGAGTATGGCGGCTACGGTTATCATCACCATGGCTACCATGAAGGCTATCGTCAAGAATACGGTTACTGA